One genomic window of Oncorhynchus kisutch isolate 150728-3 linkage group LG24, Okis_V2, whole genome shotgun sequence includes the following:
- the LOC109869031 gene encoding wiskott-Aldrich syndrome protein-like isoform X1, producing MSLGSKSKGVQGYSPSSLLSSQENERLEDLLGRRCASLATAVVQLYMALPHSPTCWSLQHTGVACFTKDNPRRSYFIRLFDVKKGQLTWEQELYNQMVYHSPRPFFHAFAADDCQVGLNFVNEQESETFLCAVEDKINQRNRQVSEKKQRPLPSNDRGKGPGSLASPSVATIDIQNPDIQASRYRSVTPVPAPAFVSKGKKDKKKDKRKGSKLSKADIGAPSGFTHVSHVGWDPNNLDPDLKKLLSCAGISEAELKDEETSQLIQQVIENSGGMEAVKKAMHTDPELPPGRQGSLPPLPGSCSSSPAPPPPRGGRSGPLLPPPGQPGRGPPPSHPPQSRGALPPPPPSSGRGGLPPPPPSVSYTSPPPPPPPPPPPGHQRSMPAPAPPPPPAPASTGGCEGVGRGALLDQIRLGRKLKNVTDSPESPPPADTDSEGIVGALMMVMQKRSKVIHSSDEGEEEGGYDDEDDDEWDD from the exons ATGAGTCTGGGATCTAAGTCTAAAGGAGTTCAGGGGTACAGTCCCAGCTCTCTGCTGAGCTCACAGGAGAATGAGAGGCTGGAGGACCTCCTGGGGAGGAGGTGTGCT tccCTGGCCACGGCTGTGGTGCAGCTGTATATGGCCCTGCCACATAGTCCCACCTGCTGGAGCCTGCAGCACACTGGGGTGGCCTGCTTCACCAAGGACAACCCTCGTCGCTCCTACTTTATACGCCTCTTCGATGTCAAG AAAGGACAGCTGACCTGGGAGCAGGAGCTCTATAACCAAATGGTCTACCACAGCCCCCGACCCTTCTTCCATGCATTTGCTGCAGAT GACTGCCAAGTGGGGCTGAACTTTGTGAATGAACAAGAGTCTGAAACATTCCTATGTGCAGTGGAAGACAAGATAAACCAGAGAAACCGTCAAG TCTCAGAGAAGAAGCAGCGCCCCCTGCCTTCCAATG ACAGAGGTAAAG GACCTGGGAGTCTCGCTTCTCCCTCTGTGGCAACCATAGACATCCAGAACCCAGACATCCAGGCTTCACGCTACCGCTCCGTCACACCTGTGCCTGCTCCTGCCTTTGTCAGTAAGGGGAAAAAGGACAAGAAGAAGGACAAGAGGAAGGGCAGTAAACTCTCCAAAGCAGACATTGGAGCACCCAGTGGGTTTAC acaTGTGAGTCATGTGGGCTGGGATCCCAACAACCTGGACCCTGACCTGAAGAAGCTGCTGTCCTGTGCTGGGATCAGTGAGGCTGAGCTGAAGGATGAGGAGACCTCCCAACTCATCCAACAAGTCATCGAGAACTCAGGCGGCATGGAAGCAGTCAAAAAGGCCATGCACACTG ATCCTGAGCTTCCTCCTGGTAGACAGGgttctctacctcccctaccaggcagctgttcctcctctcctgctccccctcctccacGGGGGGGTCGCTCAGGCCCCCTGCTCCCTCCCCCAGGACAGCCAGGGCGAGGACCACCCCCCTCCCATCCCCCTCAATCACGTGGAGCCCTGCCACCTCCACCCCCCTCAAGCGGCCGAGGCGGACTcccaccccctccaccctctgTGTCCTAtacttctcctccccctccccctccccctccccctccccctggccACCAGCGCTCCATGCCTGCCcctgctccacctcctccccctgctcCTGCATCTACAGGAGGATGTGAAGGAGTTGGAAGAGGAGCTCTGCTGGACCAGATCCGCCTGGGGAGGAAGCTCAAAAAC GTCACAGACAGTCCTGAGTCACCTCCGCCTGCTGACACAGACTCAGAGGGCATCGTAGGAGCTCTGATGATGGTCATGCAGAAGAGGAGTAAAGTCATCCACTCCTCTG ATGaaggtgaagaagaaggaggttatgatgatgaagatgacgaTGAGTGGGACGACTGA
- the LOC109869031 gene encoding wiskott-Aldrich syndrome protein-like isoform X2, whose protein sequence is MSLGSKSKGVQGYSPSSLLSSQENERLEDLLGRRCASLATAVVQLYMALPHSPTCWSLQHTGVACFTKDNPRRSYFIRLFDVKKGQLTWEQELYNQMVYHSPRPFFHAFAADDCQVGLNFVNEQESETFLCAVEDKINQRNRQVSEKKQRPLPSNGPGSLASPSVATIDIQNPDIQASRYRSVTPVPAPAFVSKGKKDKKKDKRKGSKLSKADIGAPSGFTHVSHVGWDPNNLDPDLKKLLSCAGISEAELKDEETSQLIQQVIENSGGMEAVKKAMHTDPELPPGRQGSLPPLPGSCSSSPAPPPPRGGRSGPLLPPPGQPGRGPPPSHPPQSRGALPPPPPSSGRGGLPPPPPSVSYTSPPPPPPPPPPPGHQRSMPAPAPPPPPAPASTGGCEGVGRGALLDQIRLGRKLKNVTDSPESPPPADTDSEGIVGALMMVMQKRSKVIHSSDEGEEEGGYDDEDDDEWDD, encoded by the exons ATGAGTCTGGGATCTAAGTCTAAAGGAGTTCAGGGGTACAGTCCCAGCTCTCTGCTGAGCTCACAGGAGAATGAGAGGCTGGAGGACCTCCTGGGGAGGAGGTGTGCT tccCTGGCCACGGCTGTGGTGCAGCTGTATATGGCCCTGCCACATAGTCCCACCTGCTGGAGCCTGCAGCACACTGGGGTGGCCTGCTTCACCAAGGACAACCCTCGTCGCTCCTACTTTATACGCCTCTTCGATGTCAAG AAAGGACAGCTGACCTGGGAGCAGGAGCTCTATAACCAAATGGTCTACCACAGCCCCCGACCCTTCTTCCATGCATTTGCTGCAGAT GACTGCCAAGTGGGGCTGAACTTTGTGAATGAACAAGAGTCTGAAACATTCCTATGTGCAGTGGAAGACAAGATAAACCAGAGAAACCGTCAAG TCTCAGAGAAGAAGCAGCGCCCCCTGCCTTCCAATG GACCTGGGAGTCTCGCTTCTCCCTCTGTGGCAACCATAGACATCCAGAACCCAGACATCCAGGCTTCACGCTACCGCTCCGTCACACCTGTGCCTGCTCCTGCCTTTGTCAGTAAGGGGAAAAAGGACAAGAAGAAGGACAAGAGGAAGGGCAGTAAACTCTCCAAAGCAGACATTGGAGCACCCAGTGGGTTTAC acaTGTGAGTCATGTGGGCTGGGATCCCAACAACCTGGACCCTGACCTGAAGAAGCTGCTGTCCTGTGCTGGGATCAGTGAGGCTGAGCTGAAGGATGAGGAGACCTCCCAACTCATCCAACAAGTCATCGAGAACTCAGGCGGCATGGAAGCAGTCAAAAAGGCCATGCACACTG ATCCTGAGCTTCCTCCTGGTAGACAGGgttctctacctcccctaccaggcagctgttcctcctctcctgctccccctcctccacGGGGGGGTCGCTCAGGCCCCCTGCTCCCTCCCCCAGGACAGCCAGGGCGAGGACCACCCCCCTCCCATCCCCCTCAATCACGTGGAGCCCTGCCACCTCCACCCCCCTCAAGCGGCCGAGGCGGACTcccaccccctccaccctctgTGTCCTAtacttctcctccccctccccctccccctccccctccccctggccACCAGCGCTCCATGCCTGCCcctgctccacctcctccccctgctcCTGCATCTACAGGAGGATGTGAAGGAGTTGGAAGAGGAGCTCTGCTGGACCAGATCCGCCTGGGGAGGAAGCTCAAAAAC GTCACAGACAGTCCTGAGTCACCTCCGCCTGCTGACACAGACTCAGAGGGCATCGTAGGAGCTCTGATGATGGTCATGCAGAAGAGGAGTAAAGTCATCCACTCCTCTG ATGaaggtgaagaagaaggaggttatgatgatgaagatgacgaTGAGTGGGACGACTGA